Sequence from the Flexibacter flexilis DSM 6793 genome:
GTCATCAAAAACAGTTATCAGTCGATGGGTTTGGAGTTGGAAGGCGTAATTTATCCAGCTAAAAACTTGAGCATCAAAGGCAACGCGACTTATACGCACGCACGCATCACCGAAGGCACGTACAAAGACAAAACGCCAAGAAGACAAGCTCCTTTGATTTATGCCCTTACACCAACGTATGAGGCGGGCAAATTGTCGGTTGGTTTTAGCCTTATCGGAACGACGAAATCTTATACCCAAAATGATAATTTGTTAGTAATGCCTGGTTACGCTTACGTGAATCCGTTTGTGGCCTATCAGTTTAGCAGCAAAATCCGCGCTTCGCTCAACGGCAACAACATTTTCAATACAATGGGCTTTACAGAAGCTGAAGAAGCAAGCATTACAGAAAACACGACCAATATCGTGAGAGCACGTAGCATCACAGGCCGCACGGTATCTGCTTCTGTTTCATTTAGTTTCTAAGAAAAATAAACCTTTTTTACTTCCTTTCGCAAGACGACGCGCGGCAGGCTTGTGGCCAAATTCGGCTTCTCATCAATTCTACTAATACGCTTGCAATCAATTACTTTTATTCATCATAAAAATTGGTTGCTTTTTATTTCAACAAAAGAATTGGCCACAAGAACCGCCGCGTAATTATCACCCAACACCAAACCAAGAAACACCATGAAAGCGAAGTTTAATTTTTGGCAAATCATTAGCATGAATATCGGATTTTTGGGTATTCAGTACAGCTTTGGTTTGCAACAAACGAACATGACCCCGATTTACTCGTATTTGGGGGCAAATCCCGAACAAATCCCTTTGCTGAATCTGGCCGGCCCCATGACGGGACTTATCGTGCAGCCTATCGTGGGCGCGATGAGCGACAAAACCGTAAGTCGTTTTGGGCGGCGCAGACCTTATTTTGTGGTGGGTGCGGTGCTGTGTAGTTTGTGTTTGTTCCTGATGCCGCATAGCAGTTCTTTGTGGATGGCGGCAGGTTTGCTCTGGATTCTGGACGCGGCCAACAACATCACGATGGAGCCCTACAGGGCTTTTGTCAGCGATATTTTACCCGAAAAACAACACCCTGTTGGTTTTCTTACGCAAAGTTTTTTTACGGGATTGGGCATTACACTGGCCAACCTGACACCGAGTTTGCTAATCATGTTGGGCATTTTTGGCCAAACGGCACGCACCGCCAACAATATTCCTTACGCTACTTTGGCAGCGTTTAGTATCGGCGCGGTGGTTTCGATTGCCTCTGTCATGTATTCGGTTATTTCTACGCCAGAGCCAGCCCTTACCGCCGAACAAATCACTGAAATACAGGCACAACCCAAAGGAATTGTGTATGTGTTCCGAGACATTGTGCAGGCCATTCGCACCATGCCCAAAGTAATGCGCCAATTAGGTGTGGTGTATTTGTTCAACTGGTACGCAATGTTTATTTATTGGCAATTCGTGACGCTGTGCATGGCCAAAAGCATTTTTCATACTTCAGACCCCAACAGCGTAGAATTTGTACAAGCCGAGTTGCTCACGGGCCAAATCAATGGCACGTACAATGTCGTAACTTTTTGCGTGGCCTTTGTGCTGGCGTGGCTTACGAGCAAAACGCAGGCGCGTTATGTGCACAGCATTAGTTTATTTCTAGCGGCGGCTGGGCTGATGGCATTGCCTTTTATTTCGGATAAAATTTGGCTTGTCGTCCCGATGATTGGTTTCGGAATCGGTTGGGCAAGCATGATGGGAACGCCTTACGTGATGTTGGCGGGCAATATTCCACCTGCGCAAACGGGGATTTACATGGGCATTCTCAATATGTTTATTGTGCTGCCGATGATGCTCCAAACGCTTACGTTTCGCTGGATTTACCAAGCCTTTTTGCACAGCAACGCCCAACACGCCATTGTGTTTGCGGGTGTGCTGATACTCGTGGCGGCAACGCTTACGCTATTCATCAAAAAAAATCATTCAATCAGCTAATTATTTATGTTAAATATTCAGGCATACGAACAGAGTATCAGTCTTTTGCGAAAAGCCGCTACGCCTTACGGGTTTGTGGCATCGGTGCAAAACCTCGACAACTACAAACGCATTTGGGCAAGAGATGGCATTATTTGCACGTTGGCGGCTTTGTTGAGCGGCGACGCGGGGCTTATTGCCACAGGCAAAGCCAACATCGAAACGCTTTTTGACCATCAGCACCCGACGGGATTTATCCCGTCTAACGTAACGCCACACACGCAAGCCGTCAGCTATGGCGGAACGGTTGGCCGCGCCGATACGCCTTGCTGGGCAGTGATTGGCCTATGCGCGTATGTGGCACATACACAGGATTTTGATTTAGCAGAAAAATATAAACAACACGTAGAACGCAGTTTTTGGGTGTTGGACGCATGGGAATTTAATGGCCGCCATTTGGTTTATGTGCCGCAAAGTGGCGATTGGGCAGACGAATACATCCAACACGGCTATATTTTGTTTGAACAATTGCTTCGGGTTTGGGCGTTGGAATGGGCGGCTCAGATTTACCAAAATGCCGATTGGCAGGCCAAAGCCGCACAGATTAGAACGGTCCTTGAGCAAAATTTTCACCCACAAACAGGACTTAACAATCCGTACAGCCCCAATCTGAAGCATCAGAGCCGCGAGGCTTCGGCGCAATATTGGTTGATGGGATTTAATCCTTCGCGTATTTACACGTATTTCGACCTGCAAGCCAATTCGTTAGCTATTTTGTTGGGTTTGGGCAATGCCTTGCAAGAAAACACACTTTTGCAGTTTTTGACCAAGCAGTTACAAGAAACTACCACGATTTTGCCGTCGTTCAGCCCTGCCATAGAAGCCAACGATACGGATATGCGCGAGTTGCGCAACAATTACGCTTACGAGTTCCGTAACAAGCCACACCATTTTCATAACGGCGGTTTGTGGCCTGTTTGGAATGGTTGGTTGGCGATGGCTTTGCACAAAGCAGGCAAAAAACAAAATGCCCAAATGCTGACTCAGCGCGTACACGCGGCTAACCAACTCGCTGATTTTGAATTTAATGAATGCCTAAACGGTGCAAACGGTGCGCCTTGCGGTGTGCCTCAATGCACTTGGAGTGCGGCGGGGGCAGTGCTGGCCGAACACGCCGCCGATTTCGGGTTATTATTTCCCCAAACCAATCAAAAAACAAGTAAGAATTTATGCTAACTAACGATAAATATGTATTGGCAATGGGAGAATTGCTGATAGATGCCATTAGTAGCACACAAGTGGACGACCTCTCGCAAGCCCGATACCTGAACATACACACGGGCGGAAGCACGGCCAATTTTTGTCGCTATCTCAAACGTTGCGGTACGCTTGGCCACATTGTGGCGGCGGTGGGCGAAGATGGTTTTGGTAAAATTTTGTTGGAAAAAGTAGTGCAAGAAGGCCTGGAAACCACGCACATACACGTTACGCCCAAGCATTTTACTTCGCTGATTGTGGTGGGGCGCACGGCGCAAACGCCCGATTTTATTCCGTACCGCGATGCCGACAAATTCATTCCTGCCATTGATGAAGATTTACTAAAAAATGCGGCTTGGTTGCATACGTCTTCGTTCGCACTCAGTGCCGAGCCTGCCCAAACCAATATTTTGCGCAGCATCGGCAAAGCCGTGATTTTTGGTGTGCCTGCTTCGGTGGACTGGAATTATTCCGAAAAAATATGGGATTCGCATGAGCAAGCCTTGCAGATATTCAGGCAGTTACTGAATTTTAATGTTTCTTTCAAATTTAGTCTGGACGATGTGAGCCGTTTTTGGCAACATCCTGACATAGACATTCCGACGGCTTTGGCGTATCTGGAACAGGTACAAGCCGCGTTCGTGTGCCTGACTTGTGGCGGCGATGGCGTGTATTACAAAAACGGACAGGCGACCACTTGGGAATACGCCGCCGTGCAACCTATCAAAGTGCAGAACGCTACAGGCGCGGGCGACTCGTTTTGGGCGGGTTATATTCATGCGCGTTTGGCGGGCGAAGAAAATGACTCGCTGGCCGTAGGCAACGCGATTCGGGTGGCTTCTCTGAAGCTACAAGGACTTCTAGTGTAATAGTTTTCAGTGTTTTATAATTCATTTGGTTTGTTATTGTTGGACTAAGTTTTCGTATAGTCTGATGGGTCTTATGCAGCTTTCACATTTTTTGTGGGAGTTGCATTTTTTTTATATAAACTTAAAATATTAAAAAATTGATTATCAGTGTTTTAGAGAATAAGGTTTTGGGTTAAGCAATATTTTCAAAAAGAAAATCATTTATTGAGGCTTGTAAAAAATTTGATTAGTTTTGCGGCTTCAATCAAAATCTTCTCCGTAATGCAATCCCAAAAAATTAGCTCAGCACTTATTTCTGTTTATCATAAAGATAACTTAGAAGAAATTGTCAAACTTTTAGCCCAACAAGGAGTACGCATTTACTCCACAGGAGGCACACAAGAATTCATAGAGCAATTGGGGATTGAGGTCGTAGCCGTCGAGGATTTGACGGGGTATCCGTCCATTTTGGGCGGTCGCGTAAAGACACTTCACCCGAAAGTTTTTGGCGGCATTTTGCAACGCCGCGATTTGAGCCAAGACCAAGCCCAAGTAGCCGAATACGAAATTCCTGCCATAGATTTGGTTATCGTGGATTTGTATCCGTTTGAGGCGACAGTGGCCGCAGGTGGTACCGAACAGGAGATTATAGAAAAAATTGACATTGGCGGGATTTCGCTTATCAGAGCGGCAGCCAAAAATTTCAATGACGTGTTGGTGGTGGCCTCCCGCGACCAATACTCCGCACTCATTGATTTGCTCCAACAAAAACAAGGCTTTACCGACAAAGAAGACCGCCGCCGATTCGCGACGCAGGCTTTCGACGTAACCTCACATTACGACTCGGCTATTTTCCGTTATTTTTCGGGAAAAGAAACGGCCAGTTTCAAACAAAGTATTCCAGTAGCCCAAACATTGCGTTATGGCGAAAACCCGCATCAAAAAGGCGTGTTTTACGGCGACCTTTCGCAAATGCTGGAGCAACTCAACGGCAAAGAACTTTCTTACAACAACTTGGTGGACATTGACGCTACGCTGGATTTGCTCGACGAGTTTAAGCAAGCCGAAGGTGCTACTTTTGTGATTGTAAAACATACCAACGCTTGCGGCGTGGCTACTGCCCCGACGGCCAAACAAGCTTATGTAAACGCGTTTTCGTGCGATACGCTTTCGGCTTTTGGCGGCGTGATTGCCACCAATGTAACCGTAGATGTAGCAACGGCACAAGAACTTAACCAACTTTTCTTTGAAGTGCTAATTGCGCCAGCTTATGAGCCAGAGGCTTTGGCTTTGTTGGAATCAAAGAAAAATAGAATTTTGTTGCTGCGCAAAGAAACTCAAACCTCTACTAAGCAGTTTAAAACATTGCTTAACGGTGTGGTGGAGCAAGACAAAGACCTTACGACCGAAACAGCCGAACACTTAACCGCTGTAACCAATCGTAAGCCAAGCCAGCAAGAAATCGCCTCGTTGTTGTTTGCCAGCAAAATTGCCAAACATACCAAATCCAATACAATCGTGTTGGCCAAAGATGGGCAATTGTTGGCCAGTGGCGTGGGGCAAACTTCGCGCGTGGACGCGCTCAAACAAGCCATTGACAAGGCCAGAACTTTTGGATTTGATTTGCATGGCGCGGTAATGGCTTCGGATGCGTTTTTCCCGTTCCCTGATTGCGTGGAAATTGCGCACGCGGCAGGCGTAACCGCCGTGATTCAGCCAGGTGGTTCTATCAAAGACAAAGACTCTATTGAGTTTTGCAACGCACACAATATGGCGATGGTGATGACGGGAATTAGGCATTTTAAACACTAATTTCGAAGAAAATTC
This genomic interval carries:
- a CDS encoding MFS transporter, with amino-acid sequence MKAKFNFWQIISMNIGFLGIQYSFGLQQTNMTPIYSYLGANPEQIPLLNLAGPMTGLIVQPIVGAMSDKTVSRFGRRRPYFVVGAVLCSLCLFLMPHSSSLWMAAGLLWILDAANNITMEPYRAFVSDILPEKQHPVGFLTQSFFTGLGITLANLTPSLLIMLGIFGQTARTANNIPYATLAAFSIGAVVSIASVMYSVISTPEPALTAEQITEIQAQPKGIVYVFRDIVQAIRTMPKVMRQLGVVYLFNWYAMFIYWQFVTLCMAKSIFHTSDPNSVEFVQAELLTGQINGTYNVVTFCVAFVLAWLTSKTQARYVHSISLFLAAAGLMALPFISDKIWLVVPMIGFGIGWASMMGTPYVMLAGNIPPAQTGIYMGILNMFIVLPMMLQTLTFRWIYQAFLHSNAQHAIVFAGVLILVAATLTLFIKKNHSIS
- a CDS encoding amylo-alpha-1,6-glucosidase, which encodes MLNIQAYEQSISLLRKAATPYGFVASVQNLDNYKRIWARDGIICTLAALLSGDAGLIATGKANIETLFDHQHPTGFIPSNVTPHTQAVSYGGTVGRADTPCWAVIGLCAYVAHTQDFDLAEKYKQHVERSFWVLDAWEFNGRHLVYVPQSGDWADEYIQHGYILFEQLLRVWALEWAAQIYQNADWQAKAAQIRTVLEQNFHPQTGLNNPYSPNLKHQSREASAQYWLMGFNPSRIYTYFDLQANSLAILLGLGNALQENTLLQFLTKQLQETTTILPSFSPAIEANDTDMRELRNNYAYEFRNKPHHFHNGGLWPVWNGWLAMALHKAGKKQNAQMLTQRVHAANQLADFEFNECLNGANGAPCGVPQCTWSAAGAVLAEHAADFGLLFPQTNQKTSKNLC
- a CDS encoding PfkB family carbohydrate kinase encodes the protein MLTNDKYVLAMGELLIDAISSTQVDDLSQARYLNIHTGGSTANFCRYLKRCGTLGHIVAAVGEDGFGKILLEKVVQEGLETTHIHVTPKHFTSLIVVGRTAQTPDFIPYRDADKFIPAIDEDLLKNAAWLHTSSFALSAEPAQTNILRSIGKAVIFGVPASVDWNYSEKIWDSHEQALQIFRQLLNFNVSFKFSLDDVSRFWQHPDIDIPTALAYLEQVQAAFVCLTCGGDGVYYKNGQATTWEYAAVQPIKVQNATGAGDSFWAGYIHARLAGEENDSLAVGNAIRVASLKLQGLLV
- the purH gene encoding bifunctional phosphoribosylaminoimidazolecarboxamide formyltransferase/IMP cyclohydrolase → MQSQKISSALISVYHKDNLEEIVKLLAQQGVRIYSTGGTQEFIEQLGIEVVAVEDLTGYPSILGGRVKTLHPKVFGGILQRRDLSQDQAQVAEYEIPAIDLVIVDLYPFEATVAAGGTEQEIIEKIDIGGISLIRAAAKNFNDVLVVASRDQYSALIDLLQQKQGFTDKEDRRRFATQAFDVTSHYDSAIFRYFSGKETASFKQSIPVAQTLRYGENPHQKGVFYGDLSQMLEQLNGKELSYNNLVDIDATLDLLDEFKQAEGATFVIVKHTNACGVATAPTAKQAYVNAFSCDTLSAFGGVIATNVTVDVATAQELNQLFFEVLIAPAYEPEALALLESKKNRILLLRKETQTSTKQFKTLLNGVVEQDKDLTTETAEHLTAVTNRKPSQQEIASLLFASKIAKHTKSNTIVLAKDGQLLASGVGQTSRVDALKQAIDKARTFGFDLHGAVMASDAFFPFPDCVEIAHAAGVTAVIQPGGSIKDKDSIEFCNAHNMAMVMTGIRHFKH